One window of the Deltaproteobacteria bacterium genome contains the following:
- a CDS encoding type II toxin-antitoxin system VapC family toxin: MRLAIDTNAYVAVCKGSPHAIAVMRRATAILVPFVVVAELRAGFACGTRTTRNEQMLTRFLNTERVGILYADDQTSHHYARLYYQLRRQGTPIPANDLWIAALVSQHTLTLLSTDRHFTHLPQLPLVREPR, from the coding sequence ATGAGACTCGCGATCGACACCAATGCGTATGTCGCCGTGTGCAAAGGGAGCCCGCACGCCATCGCCGTGATGCGCCGGGCAACGGCTATTCTTGTCCCCTTTGTCGTGGTGGCGGAACTGCGGGCCGGATTTGCGTGCGGAACGCGCACGACCCGCAACGAACAAATGCTAACGCGATTTCTGAACACCGAGCGCGTCGGGATCCTCTACGCGGACGACCAGACCAGCCATCACTATGCGCGGCTGTATTATCAGCTGCGGCGCCAAGGTACGCCGATCCCCGCCAACGACCTCTGGATCGCCGCGTTGGTCAGCCAACACACACTCACCTTGCTCAGCACCGACCGCCACTTCACCCACCTCCCCCAGCTGCCGCTGGTGCGCGAGCCACGTTGA